In Bacteroidota bacterium, a genomic segment contains:
- a CDS encoding PQQ-dependent sugar dehydrogenase: MRIVKLVLIFSFILSLIAKDGAAQTVVPSGFNDVLFCSGLTNVTGFTFDSNGRCYAWEKVGKIWIIDSNGVKQNSPLLDISQEVGNWNEHGLIGFVLDPQFYQNGFFYLYYTVDRHHLLYFGTGTYNTNTNWHNAATIIRVTRYKADVSTNYTTTLPGSRFVLIGENKTKGIPVSTGFHTGGSLMFGNDGSLLIAVGDNSLASGGNADTGSYSGTYWSQALADTILNSFENIGAFRSQLVQSLSGKILRIDPSTGDGLSTNPYYNAAQPRAAESRIWAMGLRNPFRCFVIPGTGSTDITAGEPGDIVINDVGYNKREEVNICSEDGANFGWPLYEGYDTYPSYYNATTRNLTEPNPLSGGNCPSHFMFKSLLIEDTKNPIPQWQNPCDTNVQIPAAAKRQMHHRPVFDYRHAIAGVRIGSFDGNNAITLNVGDTNCTVTGTPFAGECIAGSIFYNRYDFPIQYQGKLFALDYDNKWIKCFEINNQYELVSFSNFATSTYPLLSIATNPAKGGIYYINYGGQIRRIFYTLNVNNPPQAQATVNTSYGNAPLTLNFDANNTIDPDDNPITYQWLWGDGNSSSGITATYTFTDTSNIPSRIDVRLVATDLSGLSDTVVVPIYLNCLPSAITITSIADSDYYSTNVQTLLPLQATVTDNYFSYHQLKYEWVTALYHNNHSHPEEADTNKITQSLIGPAGCGENYFYKLMLTVTNPLGLKSSTSLNLLPECFTPSASFNVSADSICNGDTVLFTNTSKGTGLTFQWIFEDGTPATSTNKNPVVRFNSYGFKKVQLKISNYLGVDSITISNAVFVNAPLPAIVQGNQASICKNNGTITLNATISNALGYQWLINNQVLMGYTQPNATINIAGNYSVVITDTLGCSDTSSAITINYYNNIDTGIISTPSDGLFCNGTSCMLTSKSDSNFTFQWYKKDSPLTGVTGYKSVFTTGGVYKVLITDFNGCTEYSRNRVISAEPRIDLYFNGITKLCEGDSMLLSAHYSADYTYQWIKNGNNISGATLSNYFSKQPGKYKVRVTSTLGCTRTSAVVKISSTECYGIKLSELYPFISGIYPNPASQQVFIEFEHDKAEPVYAEIYSSIGLLVYTSDKIISEEGYNYLQVDINKMEQGVYFVYLRGLYKNTQRKFILKR, from the coding sequence ATGCGTATAGTCAAATTAGTGCTGATATTTTCATTCATCCTTAGTTTAATTGCTAAAGATGGAGCCGCACAAACTGTTGTTCCTTCCGGATTTAATGATGTATTGTTTTGTAGTGGCTTAACCAATGTTACCGGATTTACCTTTGATAGTAACGGTCGTTGTTATGCCTGGGAAAAAGTAGGAAAAATTTGGATTATTGATAGCAATGGAGTGAAACAAAATTCACCACTTCTTGATATTTCGCAAGAAGTTGGCAACTGGAATGAACATGGATTAATTGGCTTTGTATTAGATCCACAATTTTACCAAAACGGATTTTTCTATTTATACTATACAGTGGACCGACACCATCTGCTGTACTTTGGAACCGGCACCTATAATACAAACACAAATTGGCACAATGCAGCTACTATCATTCGGGTTACGCGCTATAAGGCTGATGTGTCAACCAATTACACCACCACCCTACCGGGAAGCCGTTTCGTTTTAATTGGAGAAAACAAAACAAAAGGCATTCCTGTTTCAACCGGTTTTCATACCGGAGGTTCGCTTATGTTTGGTAACGATGGTTCGTTATTGATTGCTGTTGGCGACAATTCATTGGCTTCTGGAGGTAATGCTGATACCGGTTCTTATAGTGGAACCTATTGGAGTCAAGCATTGGCAGATACGATATTGAATTCATTTGAAAATATAGGAGCCTTTCGTTCGCAGTTAGTACAATCGCTAAGCGGAAAAATATTACGCATAGACCCAAGTACGGGCGATGGCTTAAGTACAAACCCATATTACAATGCTGCACAGCCCCGCGCAGCGGAATCGCGCATTTGGGCAATGGGTTTGCGAAACCCTTTTCGCTGCTTTGTTATTCCAGGAACCGGAAGTACAGATATTACTGCCGGTGAGCCGGGCGATATTGTAATAAATGATGTTGGCTACAACAAACGCGAAGAAGTAAATATTTGCAGCGAGGATGGAGCAAATTTTGGATGGCCCTTATACGAGGGTTATGACACATACCCGAGTTATTACAATGCTACTACCCGCAACCTTACCGAACCCAATCCGCTGTCGGGTGGTAATTGCCCATCGCATTTTATGTTCAAGAGTCTACTAATTGAAGATACTAAGAATCCGATTCCACAGTGGCAAAATCCATGTGATACCAATGTGCAGATTCCAGCTGCCGCTAAACGTCAAATGCATCATCGTCCGGTGTTCGATTACAGGCATGCCATTGCAGGGGTTCGTATTGGTTCATTCGATGGTAACAATGCAATTACCTTAAATGTAGGCGACACCAACTGTACTGTTACCGGAACACCCTTTGCCGGTGAATGCATAGCAGGCAGTATATTTTATAACCGTTACGATTTCCCTATTCAATATCAGGGTAAGCTATTTGCTCTGGATTACGATAACAAATGGATAAAATGTTTTGAGATCAACAATCAATATGAATTGGTATCGTTTTCAAATTTTGCTACCAGCACCTATCCACTTTTAAGCATAGCGACAAATCCCGCCAAAGGCGGTATTTATTATATCAATTATGGAGGGCAAATACGCAGAATATTCTACACCCTTAATGTTAACAATCCGCCACAAGCGCAGGCTACGGTAAACACTAGCTATGGCAACGCTCCACTTACGCTTAACTTTGATGCCAACAATACCATCGACCCCGATGATAACCCAATTACTTATCAATGGCTATGGGGCGATGGCAACTCCTCATCCGGAATAACAGCAACGTATACATTCACAGATACAAGTAACATTCCATCGCGTATTGATGTGAGGCTGGTTGCTACCGATCTTAGCGGATTATCTGATACCGTAGTTGTACCTATCTATTTAAACTGTTTGCCCTCGGCAATAACTATTACCAGCATTGCAGATAGCGATTACTACAGTACCAATGTTCAAACCCTATTGCCGCTGCAAGCCACAGTGACCGATAACTATTTCTCTTACCACCAGTTAAAATATGAATGGGTTACGGCTTTATATCACAACAATCACAGCCATCCCGAAGAAGCAGATACCAATAAAATAACCCAGTCGCTAATTGGTCCCGCAGGATGTGGCGAAAATTATTTTTATAAATTAATGCTGACAGTGACTAACCCACTAGGATTAAAAAGCAGTACCTCATTAAATCTATTGCCTGAATGCTTTACTCCTTCAGCTTCGTTCAACGTATCAGCCGATTCTATTTGTAACGGTGATACTGTACTTTTTACGAATACAAGTAAAGGCACGGGGCTTACGTTTCAATGGATATTTGAAGACGGCACTCCTGCAACCTCAACTAACAAAAACCCTGTGGTACGTTTTAATAGCTATGGATTTAAAAAAGTGCAACTTAAAATTTCAAATTACCTAGGTGTAGATAGCATAACAATAAGTAATGCTGTTTTTGTAAACGCTCCCTTACCTGCCATTGTGCAAGGCAATCAGGCCAGCATTTGCAAAAACAATGGCACCATTACACTCAATGCCACCATTAGCAATGCGTTGGGTTACCAATGGCTCATTAACAATCAAGTGCTAATGGGTTATACCCAACCAAACGCAACTATTAATATTGCAGGAAACTATTCAGTGGTAATAACCGACACCCTTGGTTGTAGTGATACAAGTAGCGCCATCACCATTAATTATTACAACAACATAGATACGGGAATCATATCCACACCTTCCGATGGCTTGTTTTGCAATGGAACTTCCTGCATGCTAACCAGCAAAAGCGATAGCAATTTTACTTTCCAATGGTATAAAAAAGACAGCCCGCTTACGGGAGTAACAGGATATAAAAGTGTGTTTACTACTGGAGGCGTTTATAAAGTTTTAATAACCGACTTTAATGGGTGCACTGAATACAGTCGCAACCGCGTAATAAGTGCCGAACCAAGAATTGATTTATATTTTAACGGCATTACCAAACTTTGCGAAGGCGACAGCATGTTACTTTCAGCACATTATAGTGCTGATTATACCTATCAATGGATAAAAAATGGCAACAACATTTCGGGTGCCACCCTGTCAAACTATTTTTCCAAACAACCCGGAAAGTATAAGGTTAGAGTAACAAGCACTTTGGGCTGCACACGAACTAGTGCGGTAGTAAAAATCTCTTCTACCGAGTGCTATGGAATTAAGTTAAGCGAGCTGTATCCTTTTATTTCGGGCATCTATCCTAATCCAGCTTCTCAGCAGGTCTTTATCGAATTCGAACATGACAAAGCAGAACCAGTGTATGCAGAGATTTACAGCTCTATTGGATTATTAGTCTATACCTCTGATAAAATTATTTCGGAAGAGGGGTACAATTACCTTCAAGTGGATATAAATAAAATGGAGCAAGGTGTTTATTTTGTTTACCTTCGCGGATTGTATAAAAACACGCAACGAAAATTTATTTTAAAAAGATAA